Part of the Kitasatospora sp. NBC_00374 genome is shown below.
AGACAACTGACCAGGTCCGCCCGGCCCCCCGGGGCCGAGTGCGGCGCTTTCTGCCGCTCGCCGTCACCGCCTGGCTGGTGCTGGAGATCTGGCTGCTCACGGTGGTGGCCGGTGTGCTCGGCTGGTTCGCCGTGCTGGTGCTGCTGGTCGCCGGGGTCTTCCTGGGCGGCTCGCTGATCAGGCGGGCGGGCCTGAAGGCCTTCTCGGCGGCCGTCGAGCAGAGCCGGGACCCGCGGCCCGAGCAGGCCCAGACGGGCACCAGCCTCACGGTCCTGGCCGGCGTGCTGCTGATCGTCCCGGGCTTCCTGTCCGACCTGCTCGGCCTCAGCCTGCTGTTCCCGCCCACCCGCGCGCTCTGGCGGGCGCTCGGCCGACGGGTGGCCGGCCGGGCCCTGCAGTCCACCGCGCGGGCCGGGGCCGACCCTCTCGCCGACGCGCTGCGCCTGCAGGAGCAGCTGCGCATCCACCGGCCGGACGGCAAGGTGATCCAGGGCGAGGTCGTCGAGCACCCGCAGCCCGGCGCGGACGGCCCGGACACCGCCTACCGCCCGCCGATCGCGGGCTGAGCGGGCCCCGCCGAAGAACGACAGACGGGCATGGGAAGGGCCCCGGGCTGATGCCCGGGGCCCTTCCCATGCCCTGCCGCCGGAGCGGAGAGGCGGTTATGCGCTCTTACGGGTGTCGCGGGGATGGATCGCAAGATTCATCCCGCCGGAGCGGAGAACGGCCAGCCGTTCGGCCAGCACCTCCTCCAGCTCCTCCCTGGTCCGACGCTCCATCAGCATGTCCCAATGGGTACGCGTCGGCTTGACCTTCTTCTCCTCCGGCTCATCTCCGTCCAGCAGCATTGCCTCCTGGCCGCAGAACCGGCACTCCCACACCGAGGGGATCTCCGCCTCGACGGAGAAGGGAACCTCGAATCGGTGTCCGTTCTGACATGCATACTCGACGGTCTGGCGGGGAGCCAGATCGATGCCGCGGTCGGTCTCGTAGCTGGTCGCCCCGAGTCGCGTGCCGCGGAGAGCTCGCTCGCTCATGAATCGTGCCTCCCGGGCTTCTGGCCCACAGGACTAGTGGTCGCTGTCTTCGTCGTTCGGTCCAACGCTCGGCCGCCGACGAAGATTCCCGTCCCGGGACGGGCGTCGCCTGTCGTGCCGCCCCTGTTTGTACCCATCGTCGCCCGATTTGTCACATCTGAGCGGTGATATCACCCTCTGTGTCACATATTGTGCACATTGCGACCGCCTGATCGACGCAGCGACAGCCTATCGTCATGCGCTTGATGCTCGCTTGGTCATGACCGCCGCTCCCGGTCGCGTGACGCCCCTGACCGGGTCGGCCGCGGCCTACCAGACCGGGCGCGGCTGGACCGTCTGCGGGTCCTTCGCCAGCTCGACCACGCTCGCCGGGTCCGCCGAAACCGGTTCCTCCACCGGCGCGGCGACCGGGGCCGGGGTCGGCGCCGGCGCCTCGGTCCGGGTGTCGCGGTGCGGCAGCAGGGCGACGACCGCGTCCCGCAGCTGGGCCGACACCTCCTCGTCCAGCGGATCCACCGTGGCGGGCACCTGGAGGCGGACCGGGGCGGCGGCGCCCACCCGGGCGTACCCCCGGCCGAGGGGGGTCCGTGAGGCCGGCGCGATGTCCAGCGGTACGCCCAGCGCGGCGGCGGCGGTGCCCGGCGTGGTCGGCCCGAGCACCACCCGGGCCCGGCAGGTCGACCGGACGGTGGCGCTGATCCGCTCGCGGGCCTCGATGTCGTCCGCGAAGACCACCGTGACCCGGGCCGCCCGGCCGTGCCGCAGCGGGGTCTCCAGCAGGTCCTGCGGGTCGGGTCGGCCCTCGGCCTGGGCCAGCTCGGACAGCTCGGTGGGGTGGTCGAGCAGCAGCCACAGCGGCCGGGTGGCGTCCTCCGGCGCGGCGATGCCGTGGTGCCGTGCGGCGTTCAGCACGGTCAGCCGCCGCTCGGTCTCCTTCGCCACCCACTCCAGCGCCGCCAGCGCGCCGTGCAGGCTGGTCTCCACGGTGTGGACGCCGGGCCGGTTGACCAGGCAGGCGTGCTCCCCGGTGCCGGCG
Proteins encoded:
- the fxsA gene encoding FxsA family membrane protein; protein product: MAQTTDQVRPAPRGRVRRFLPLAVTAWLVLEIWLLTVVAGVLGWFAVLVLLVAGVFLGGSLIRRAGLKAFSAAVEQSRDPRPEQAQTGTSLTVLAGVLLIVPGFLSDLLGLSLLFPPTRALWRALGRRVAGRALQSTARAGADPLADALRLQEQLRIHRPDGKVIQGEVVEHPQPGADGPDTAYRPPIAG
- a CDS encoding RNA polymerase-binding protein RbpA codes for the protein MSERALRGTRLGATSYETDRGIDLAPRQTVEYACQNGHRFEVPFSVEAEIPSVWECRFCGQEAMLLDGDEPEEKKVKPTRTHWDMLMERRTREELEEVLAERLAVLRSGGMNLAIHPRDTRKSA